In the Daphnia pulicaria isolate SC F1-1A chromosome 2, SC_F0-13Bv2, whole genome shotgun sequence genome, one interval contains:
- the LOC124326993 gene encoding CUB and sushi domain-containing protein 1-like, with product MTHYTNRQRLVLLLTLGWIATIPVIGGLQCGPPPAPLNAKMVLGGSDQISDDPNQLHGAAASVTYVCDPGFELIGNPTISCGSDGRWQGDMPICATNVALRKSANQSSTARGGSALNAIDGDRSTFHDVGGTGGRCAETAKEASPWWMGDLMRPTAVNAVRVTTRTCCDYKLHDLEIRVGNNTNAQRNPLCAWFPGSVGDAETKLFQCAKVLIGQFVFVQMVGVESSLSLCEVEVFSAGADIPRESCTDSAALDKVVAFNRTCYDLQLNEGNTFAKARDTCIKQRGDLWNNVARSTLELITRELERKKHAMKSTMVWVGAQKEASFTSRTWRWVTGNVVERPPWGREQPNNYNGEQNCVVLDGGRDWLWNDVGCNLDQIHWICKFPPLTCGHPDRRVNSTVVGKSFSMGATVEYRCPTGSVTLGATTRSCQTNGLWSDDSPTCKHVDCGPLKGIKDGELVIVDGRTTFGASVKYTCAENYTLVGASKRSCATQGNWEPEEPKCLYGRCPELPPFERGSITVAGLNANDTATYSCDLGHKLVGTKVLTCRLGGIWSASPPVCQFVDCGPAPEPAHGSVWLVNGTTTFSSQATYTCGSDYRLQGRTTRLCQEDGNWSSTLPTCKLIECEEPDIPAGSYVTGTDFTIHREIRYYCEKGHVMSGDSRRKCLRSGTWSDSAPTCTYVDCGALTEIANGQIAYTNGTTHLGSEVFYNCVQNYRLEGSSPSRTCMEDGKWSGVAPQCREIRCPMPERPDGVVLSISSSDRLRAVTLLRNTDRGEASSSSTFRIGSNVIYKCERGFRLDGRNSRVCDESGQWTGEVAVCTYVDCGSPEETAHGTVSLPGNTTYLSSYAQYVCEVNYKLEGFERRMCLENGSWSGSPPNCKEITCAAPAAADDSGVLVTVTSSTVGSQAVYSCQEGRRLVGSLTRKCLVSGLWEGSQPDCEWVDCNQPEEVENGRVFLVNGSTIFGSVAEYHCLPTFQRSGHFSRKCGADGRWAGLIPLCIEEGKPIPPLHDNGLDSLSAGRQSSGSGVWIGVGAGIVLVLFVVIALFYCKMKRGSWIWAAPNGKQNDSSGSNKKPQTITMVPPNIPLPPTPQTQFTNPVGHQPTYSHHQQMHTLPVSLNGNSIYSSTNDIYEQLPGENHHMYDLTYEDTASTRKNRAIQPIPVSNGSPPPSPLPGVTVNGVTVNGFVMA from the exons ATGACACATTACACAAACCGCCAACGGCTAGTGCTGTTGCTTACCTTGGGATGGATTGCAACGATTCCAGTGATAG GTGGCCTGCAGTGCGGTCCACCACCGGCACCGCTCAATGCCAAGATGGTGTTAGGAGGATCAGACCAGATCAGCGACGACCCAAATCAACTGCACGGCGCAGCGGCCTCCGTCACCTACGTCTGTGATCCAGGATTCGAATTGATCGG GAACCCGACCATAAGCTGCGGCAGTGACGGCCGGTGGCAAGGAGACATGCCCATCTGCG CGACAAATGTGGCTTTGCGTAAGTCGGCCAACCAGTCCAGTACGGCGAGAGGTGGATCGGCCCTAAATGCCATAGACGGAGATCGCAGCACGTTCCACGATGTTGGCGGAACAGGCGGCCGTTGTGCGGAGACGGCCAAAGAAGCCAGCCCGTGGTGGATGGGCGACTTGATGAGACCTACGGCCGTCAACGCCGTTCGTGTCACCACCCGAACTTGTTGCG ATTACAAACTACATGACCTGGAGATCAGAGTAGGAAACAATACGAACGCTCAACGCAACCCGCTTTGTGCCTGGTTCCCCGGCTCAGTTG GTGACGCCGAAACCAAACTCTTCCAGTGCGCCAAAGTCCTAATCGGTCAATTCGTTTTCGTGCAAATGGTCGGTGTCGAGAGCAGTCTGTCATTGTGCGAAGTGGAAGTTTTCTCCGCTGGAGCAG ATATCCCGCGGGAGAGTTGCACCGACTCGGCCGCGCTCGACAAAGTGGTCGCCTTCAATCGCACTTGCTACGACCTGCAGCTGAACGAGGGCAACACATTTGCCAAAGCCAGAGACACTTGCATCAAGCAGCGCGGCGACTTGTGGAACAACGTTGCCAGGAGCACATTGGAGCTCATCACCCGTGAACTGGAGCGCAAGAAACACGCCATGAag TCTACAATGGTCTGGGTGGGTGCGCAAAAAGAGGCTTCCTTCACATCACGCACTTGGAGGTGGGTGACGGGCAATGTGGTCGAACGGCCACCGTGGGGCCGCGAGCAACCCAACAACTACAATGGCGAGCAGAATTGCGTCGTCCTTGACGGCGGTCGTGACTGGTTGTGGAACGACGTCGGCTGCAATTTAGATCAAATCCATTGGATTTGTAAATTTC CGCCGCTCACTTGCGGTCATCCCGATCGACGAGTCAACAGCACCGTCGTCGGCAAAAGTTTCTCGATGGGGGCCACGGTGGAATATCGTTGCCCCACCGGCAGCGTGACTTTAGGCGCAACAACCCGATCGTGTCAAACTAATGGCCTATGGAGCGACGACTCGCCCACTTGCAAAC ACGTCGATTGCGGTCCATTGAAGGGCATCAAAGACGGAGAATTGGTCATTGTCGACGGCCGGACCACTTTCGGTGCTAGCGTGAAATACACGTGCGCCGAAAATTACACGCTTGTCGGAGCGAGCAAACGCAGCTGCGCCACACAAGGCAACTGGGAACCTGAAGAGCCCAAATGtcttt ACGGACGGTGTCCGGAGTTGCCTCCATTTGAGCGCGGCTCAATTACCGTAGCGGGTCTCAACGCCAACGATACGGCCACTTATTCCTGCGATTTAGGTCATAAACTGGTCGGCACCAAGGTTCTCACCTGTCGGCTGGGCGGCATTTGGTCGGCCTCTCCTCCAGTTTGCCAATTTGTCGACTGCGGACCGGCACCGGAACCCGCTCACGGCTCAGTTTGGCTTGTCAACGGCACCACCACTTTTTCAAGTCAGGCCACCTATACTTGCGGATCCGACTATCGCCTGCAAGGACGGACCACTCGCCTCTGTCAAGAGGATGGCAACTGGTCGTCCACTTTGCCTACATGCAAAC TTATCGAATGTGAGGAGCCTGACATTCCAGCTGGCAGCTACGTCACAGGCACGGATTTCACCATTCACAGAGAAATTCGATACTATTGCGAAAAGGGTCACGTGATGAGTGGCGATTCCAGGAGAAAGTGCCTTCGCTCGGGGACTTGGTCCGATTCAGCACCGACGTGCACTT ATGTCGATTGTGGAGCATTGACCGAAATCGCCAACGGGCAAATCGCCTACACCAACGGCACGACTCATCTCGGAAGCGAAGTGTTTTATAATTGCGTTCAAAACTATCGATTGGAAGGATCTTCGCCGTCACGAACCTGCATGGAGGACGGTAAATGGTCAGGCGTAGCGCCTCAGTGTCGTGAAATTCGTTGCCCGATGCCAGAGCGGCCCGACGGCGTTGTGCTTAGCATTTCCAGCTCGGATCGCTTGCGCGCCGTCACCTTGTTGCGCAACACTGATCGCGGTGAAGCCTCTTCCAGCAGCACTTTCCGCATCGGATCGAATGTCATCTACAAGTGCGAACGAGGGTTCCGGCTCGACGGCCGCAATTCCCGCGTTTGTGACGAATCTGGCCAATGGACCGGAGAAGTTGCCGTCTGCACAT ATGTCGATTGCGGATCGCCTGAAGAAACTGCCCACGGAACCGTTAGCCTTCCTGGCAATACGACTTACTTGTCTTCTTACGCTCAGTATGTTTGCGAAGTTAATTACAAGCTGGAAGGGTTTGAACGACGAATGTGTCTAGAAAACGGATCGTGGAGTGGATCTCCGCCAAACTGCAAAG AAATTACGTGTGCTGCTCCAGCGGCGGCTGATGACTCTGGCGTCTTGGTCACCGTCACATCATCGACCGTGGGTAGCCAGGCAGTTTATAGTTGCCAAGAAGGCCGACGACTTGTTGGCTCGTTGACTCGCAAATGTCTTGTCTCCGGTCTGTGGGAAGGCAGTCAACCAGACTGTGAAT GGGTGGACTGCAACCAGCCAGAAGAAGTTGAAAACGGCCGTGTATTCTTGGTTAATGGCAGCACCATTTTCGGTAGCGTGGCAGAGTATCATTGTCTGCCCACTTTTCAACGATCTGGACATTTCAGCCGGAAGTGTGGCGCTGATGGCCGGTGGGCTGGTCTCATCCCATTGTGCATCG AAGAAGGCAAACCAATCCCTCCTTTGCACGACAACGGTTTGGACAGTTTGTCAGCCGGAAGACAATCCAGCGGATCCGGAGTCTGGATTGGTGTCGGAGCTGGAATCGTTTTGGTTCTCTTTGTCGTTATTGCTCTCTTCTATTGCAAAAT GAAACGGGGTTCATGGATTTGGGCCGCGCCCAACGGCAAACAAAACGACTCGTCCGGAAGTAACAAGAAACCCCAGACGATAACGATGGTCCCACCTAACATCCCGTTGCCACCAACTCCGCAAACACAATTCACCAACCCCGTAGGCCATCAGCCAACTTATTCACATCACCAACAGATGCACACGCTTCCCGTCAGCCTGAACGGAAACAGCATCTACTCGAGCACTAACGACATATATGAGCAATTGCCCGGTGAAAACCATCACATGTATGATCTAACCTACGAGGACACGGCTAGTACCAGGAAGAATCGAGCCATACAGCCTATTCCAGTTTCCAATGGATCGCCGCCACCTTCACCTCTGCCGGGAGTCACGGTCAACGGCGTTACCGTTAACGGTTTCGTCATGGCTTAA
- the LOC124327343 gene encoding E3 ubiquitin-protein ligase PPP1R11-like: protein MAMASRSTEETQTSIQTETTSEKQEESTVVLTLKKPQTSKKVGWSQDTVDNEHLGRKKSKCCCVYKKPHKFGESSSESEEDECDHCSGHVEHKNSKEAT from the exons ATGGCAATGGCTTCACGAAGCACAGAGGAAACACAGACATCCATACAAACAGAAACCACATCTGAAAAACAGGAG gaatcGACAGTGGTTCTAACTTTGAAGAAACCCCAGACGTCCAAGAAAGTGGGTTGGTCGCAGGACACGGTCGATAACGAACATCTAGGACGGAAGAAATCTAAAT GTTGCTGTGTGTATAAAAAGCCACACAAGTTTGGGGAGAGTTCTTCGGAGTCTGAAGAAGACGAGTGTGATCACTGCAGTGGCCATGTGGAGCACAAAAACTCCAAAGAAGCCACATAA
- the LOC124327176 gene encoding succinate--hydroxymethylglutarate CoA-transferase-like — MLSFVRMKLLQKALIKDLSKVCTRYSSTVSDALAGVKVLDLTRVLAGPYCTQILGDLGADILKVERLKVGDDTRSWGPPFIGNTSCYFISINRNKQSICIDLKSEEGKKIIEQLAMQSDVLVENYLPGKMEEYGLGYEDLKKINPQLIYCSITGYGSTGPYASRPGYDVIASSIGGLIHITGPEDGAPCKTGVALTDLATGLYAHGAIMAALFQRQKTNTGQRISANLLSTQVACLVNLGSNYLMAGQEAKRWGTAHESIVPYQAFPTSDGYVTVGGTNDRQFRELCSRICRSDLSSDPKYLTNALRVKHRSELVDEIGKTLATKTNSEWMELFRGAHFSYGPINSLSEVFADPQVQHNRMVQEIDHPSAGTLKLVGPPVEFSNSGNYIRLPPPELGQHTESVLQDRLGYSSVQIQQLRENGIIN; from the coding sequence ATGCTTTCTTTTGTTCGAATGAAGTTATTGCAAAAGGCATTGATAAAAGATCTATCAAAAGTGTGTACTAGGTACAGTTCAACAGTCAGTGATGCATTGGCAGGTGTAAAAGTATTGGATCTTACTCGTGTTTTAGCTGGCCCTTACTGTACACAAATCCTTGGTGATTTGGGGGCTGATATTTTGAAGGTTGAACGATTGAAGGTGGGGGATGACACAAGAAGCTGGGGACCTCCATTCATTGGAAACACAAGTTGTTATTTCATCAGCATTAATCGGAATAAGCAAAGTATTTGCATTGACTTGAAATctgaagaaggaaagaaaatcattGAACAACTGGCAATGCAAAGTGATGTACTGGTTGAAAACTATTTACCAGGGAAAATGGAAGAATATGGCTTGGGATATGaagatttaaagaaaattaaccCACAACTTATTTACTGCTCAATCACTGGATATGGGAGCACTGGCCCTTATGCTTCTCGACCAGGTTACGACGTCATTGCATCTTCTATCGGCGGACTCATTCACATAACAGGGCCAGAAGATGGAGCTCCTTGTAAAACTGGGGTAGCTCTAACGGACTTGGCTACTGGTTTATACGCTCATGGAGCTATAATGGCAGCTTTGTTCCAACGACAGAAAACCAACACTGGCCAGCGAATAAGCGCAAATTTGCTCTCAACTCAAGTTGCTTGTTTGGTGAATCTTGGATCTAACTATCTAATGGCTGGACAAGAAGCTAAGCGTTGGGGCACAGCACATGAAAGCATTGTGCCTTACCAGGCATTTCCAACATCCGACGGCTACGTGACAGTTGGCGGAACTAACGATCGCCAATTTCGTGAACTTTGTTCGAGAATCTGCCGAAGCGATTTGTCTTCCGATCCAAAATACCTGACGAATGCATTGCGAGTCAAACATAGAAGTGAACTCGTTGACGAAATTGGTAAAACTCTGGCAACCAAAACGAACTCAGAGTGGATGGAACTCTTTCGTGGTGCGCATTTTTCGTATGGTCCCATTAACTCATTATCTGAGGTCTTTGCTGATCCTCAAGTGCAACATAACCGTATGGTACAAGAAATTGACCATCCTTCAGCCGGTACTCTTAAACTTGTCGGTCCACCAGTCGAGTTTAGCAATTCAGGCAACTATATTCGACTTCCTCCTCCAGAATTGGGCCAACACACTGAATCCGTGCTGCAGGATCGATTGGGTTATTCTTCAGTGCAAATACAGCAACTAAGAGAAAATGGCATTATTAATTAG
- the LOC124327159 gene encoding MKI67 FHA domain-interacting nucleolar phosphoprotein-like: protein MTDVVQEIKKSEKKKKTVVKKTAVEKTAVKKNAVKKTAVKSTKSDATLLKDAKKRIMSLQKKSKKDSKKEGKVKVKTTKKNPKKRGVVYLGHIPHGFYEEELRGFFSQFGEVSRVKVSRSSKTGKSKGYAFIEFAFNDVAKIVAETMNNYLMFERLVKAQYIPPEKVHSNTFPIRFMTPECYPALVRRNRVLSKQDKPVTKVNKMKHRSRIQFKIGQAVSGLKKLGIDHHPQIYDPEAGQLQNESISLTNDDEVPQLVAIQPSTTTENKQSKKVGKALKKDNVKVKSTTDSTPTKPTNVTADAVSVAIQPTTPEKTSPKITRNQRKALLKKNKDNAVEEKPTTDSSPAAPTEAEKVLKLDQKALPKANSGSNTKESPKGKRKSLAVTETNPAASVAVSQSPSKRSKLATPSKADKTPSKKDSKVSAKPSPQPAKTSEKAKPKTLEKATAPSKLPLRSVKGKKSV from the exons ATGACTGACGTTGTCCAGGAAATCAAGAAatcggagaagaaaaagaaaaccgttGTTAAAAAGACCGCTGTCGAGAAGACCGCTGTCAAGAAAAACGCTGTCAAGAAAACCGCTGTAAAATCTACCAAATCTGATGCGACTTTGTTGAAAGAtgctaaaaaaagaataatgagTCTCCAG AAAAAGTCCAAGAAAGATTCTaagaaggaaggaaaggtTAAAGTGAAGACTACAAAGAAAAATCCCAAGAAACGTGGAGTTGTCTACCTTGGTCATATTCCCCATGGTTTTTATGAAGAAGAATTAAGAGGTTTCTTTTCACAGTTTGGGGAAGTTTCTCGAGTTAAAGTCTCAAGGAGTTCCAAA ACAGGGAAAAGCAAAGGGTAtgctttcattgaatttgcCTTCAATGATGTTGCTAAAATTGTTGCGGAAACTATGAACAATTATCTCATGTTTGAAAGGCTTGTAAAAG CCCAGTATATTCCACCAGAGAAAGTTCATTCCAATACGTTTCCCATTCGCTTCATGACTCCCGAGTGTTATCCAGCACTTGTTCGAAGGAATCGTGTTTTGTCAAAACAAGATAAGCCTGTAACTAAAGTTAACAAAATGAAGCACAGAAGCCGCATCCAATTTAAAATAGGCCAAGCTGTCAGTGGGCTTAAGAAACTAGGTATTGACCATCATCCTCAAATCTATGACCCTGAAGCCGGTCAGCTCCAGAATGAAAGCATTTCTCTCACTAATGACGATGAAGTTCCTCAGCTGGTTGCAATTCAACCTAGTACTACTACTGAGAATAAACAATCAAAGAAAGTGGGAAAGGCGCTCAAGAAGGATAACGTCAAAGTGAAATCAACCACCGATTCCACACCCACGAAACCGACTAATGTTACAGCAGATGCTGTCTCAGTTGCCATCCAACCAACTACACCAGAAAAAACATCGCCCAAAATAACGCGTAATCAACGTAAAGCTCTCctgaaaaagaacaaagataATGCTGTTGAGGAGAAACCTACAACAGATTCCTCACCGGCCGCCCCGACTGAAGCAGAAAAAGTCCTCAAGTTAGATCAGAAAGCATTGCCCAAAGCGAACAGTGGAAGCAATACTAAGGAAtcgccaaaaggaaaaaggaaaagcttAGCAGTAACTGAAACCAATCCAGCAGCAAGTGTTGCGGTATCGCAATCGCCAAGCAAACGTTCGAAATTAGCTACTCCTTCTAAAGCTGATAAAACACCTTCGAAGAAGGATTCTAAAGTGTCAGCCAAGCCTTCTCCTCAACCCGCTAAAACAtctgaaaaagccaagccCAAGACTTTGGAAAAAGCTACTGCTCCGTCAAAATTACCCTTACGCTCCGTTAAAGGGAAAAAGTCTGTTTGA
- the LOC124327133 gene encoding lactase-like protein: MRAVFVLCLLSCSGYFSQGEFIEDTITYGSFPPGFIWAAATASYQVEGAWNVDGRTPSIWDTFVRTPGTIADQSTGDDACLSYYLYEQDVALLKSMGVSHYRFSISWSRVIPNGVGASNPLGIQYYKNLIAALKAAGIKPMVTLYHWDLPQVLEDQGGWQNPEIATWFEAYADLCFEQFGADVEYWITFNEPWCQSYLGYGSGSKAPGIKQSGTQDYIAAHNQLRSHAKAYRLYELKYKQTQQGKVGITLNISWAEPEDNSTSAAAAAERSLQFAGGWYANPIWGPNGDYPQVMIDLIGRKSTAAGLPQSRLPVFTEAEKIELKGSSDFFGLNFYSSEIVREELFDDTLVDYTTDKDAVAYQDKENWYGTASTWLRITPWGIRRMLNWIKERYNNPDVIITENGMSDRSGFLDDSMRIYFYKYYINNVLQAVQDGVNVIGYTAWSLMDNFEWERGYLERFGMHYVNFTDPARPRIPKASANYYARLIQKNGFGPEEICDSANVY, encoded by the exons ATGCGGGCAGTCTTCGTCCTTTGCCTATTGAGCTGCTCTGGCTATTTCAGCCAGGGAGAGTTTATTGAAGACACAATCACTTACGGCTCGTTCCCCCCTGGCTTCATATGGGCCGCTGCCACGGCATCTTATCAAGTAGAGGGTGCCTGGAACGTCGatg gtcGAACGCCCAGCATCTGGGATACTTTTGTTAGGACTCCTGGCACGATTGCTGATCAATCTACTGGAGACGATGCCTGTCTCAGCTACTATCTGTACGAGCAAGATGTTGCTTTGCTGAAATCTATGGGC GTGAGCCACTACCGATTCTCAATTTCCTGGTCCCGTGTCATCCCGAACGGAGTCGGTGCATCCAACCCTCTCGGCATTCAGTATTACAAGAACCTGATTGCTGCTCTTAAAGCTGCTGGAATTAAACCCATG GTGACGCTGTACCATTGGGATCTTCCACAAGTTCTAGAAGACCAAGGCGGATGGCAGAATCCTGAAATCGCCACCTGGTTTGAAGCTTATGCCGATCTGTGCTTCGAACAATTTGGAGCAGAT GTAGAATACTGGATCAC TTTCAATGAGCCATGGTGCCAGTCTTATCTAG gGTATGGTTCTGGATCAAAAGCTCCGGGCATTAAACAATCGGGAACACAGGATTACATAGCCGCACACAACCAACTGCGCTCACACGCCAAAGCTTACCGGCTGTACGAGCTGAAGTACAAACAAACGCAACAGG GAAAAGTGGGCATCACCTTGAATATTAGCTGGGCAGAACCTGAAGACAACAGTACATCGGCTGCGGCGGCAGCTGAACGTTCCTTGCAGTTTGCTGGTGGGTGGTACGCCAATCCCATCTGGGGCCCCAACGGAGACTACCCACAAGTGATGATTGATTTg ATCGGTCGGAAAAGCACAGCAGCAGGCCTCCCACAATCCCGTCTCCCCGTTTTCACGGAGGCTGAGAAAATTGAACTCAAAGGTTCTTCCGATTTCTTCGGCCTGAACTTTTATTCTTCCGAAATCGTCAGGGAAGAATTGTTCGATGATACGTTGGTCGACTATACCACCGACAAAGATGCCGTCGCATACCAAGACAAGGAGAACTGGTATGG AACGGCATCGACTTGGCTTCGTATCACTCCGTGGGGTATCCGTCGCATGTTGAACTGGATTAAGGAGCGCTACAACAACCCTGATGTCATCATCACGGAGAACGGAATGAGTGACCGCAGTGGATTTTTGGATGACTCCATGAGAATCTATTTcta CAAGTATTACATCAACAACGTTCTTCAAG CCGTTCAGGATGGGGTTAACGTCATCGGCTACACAGCCTGGAGTTTGATGGACAACTTTGAGTGGGAGCGCGGCTACCT GGAGCGATTTGGAATGCATTACGTAAACTTTACGGATCCCGCCAGGCCTCGCATTCCGAAAGCCTCGGCCAACTACTACGCCCGGCTCATCCAGAAGAACGGATTCGGCCCAGAAGAAATTTGCGATTCGGCCAACGTTTActga